In the genome of Dermacentor silvarum isolate Dsil-2018 chromosome 1, BIME_Dsil_1.4, whole genome shotgun sequence, one region contains:
- the LOC119433695 gene encoding NADH dehydrogenase [ubiquinone] 1 beta subcomplex subunit 9, protein MSHLVTKTVSHKFQVCSLYKRAIRGLEAWYTERDEFRMEAVKMRQRFEMYRHIKDLRVAKELLDQGEEELFQKQHPFPLHYPLAPQGVAYGREQPSPDWVLDYWHPLEKAQYPEYFAKRELRKKEYVENWEKQYGKPTQESGHH, encoded by the exons ATGTCGCACTTGGTCACGAAAACCGTTTCACATAAGTTTCAAGTGTGCAGCCTTTATAAGAGAGCCATTAGAGGGCTAGAAGCATGGTACACTGAGCG AGACGAGTTCAGGATGGAGGCAGTGAAAATGCGCCAGCGGTTCGAGATGTACCGTCACATCAAAGACTTGAGAGTAGCCAAAGAGCTTCTTGACCAAGGAGAAGAGGAACTGTTTCAGAAACAACATCCGTTTCCTTTGCATT atCCGCTTGCCCCGCAAGGTGTTGCTTACGGACGAGAGCAGCCTTCACCAGACTGG GTTCTTGACTACTGGCATCCCCTTGAGAAGGCCCAGTATCCAGAATACTTTGCAAAGAGAGAGCTGAGAAAGAAGGAGTATGTTGAAAACTGGGAGAAGCAGTACGGGAAGCCAACGCAGGAGTCTGGTCACCATTGA